In a single window of the Bradyrhizobium erythrophlei genome:
- a CDS encoding class I SAM-dependent methyltransferase: MVQDLAGEAHWDKRDGTARPRLPSKLNATVGDMLALLDPLLVPGSRVLEVGCAPGKFLLWFALAREAKACGVEYAENSHKKTVQLFADANATADIRKEDFMQTTFEPRSFDLVYSFGVIEHFDDPRPMVKKHFEMLKPGGTAIITVPHFGADSGYGWLCQRMDREAYDIHNANIMSENGMLALAPEGSRSRSYRYGRLSPWPLPWGKIPRPIGLVACYVLNAVALLQPFEIKALCPWLVLEIKRPID, translated from the coding sequence ATGGTTCAGGATTTGGCGGGTGAGGCTCATTGGGACAAGCGCGACGGAACTGCGAGGCCGCGCTTGCCGTCGAAACTGAATGCTACCGTTGGAGATATGCTCGCCTTGCTTGATCCATTGTTAGTTCCGGGTAGTCGCGTTCTTGAGGTCGGATGCGCTCCCGGCAAGTTCCTGTTGTGGTTTGCTCTGGCCAGAGAGGCCAAGGCCTGTGGCGTCGAATACGCAGAGAACAGCCACAAAAAGACGGTTCAGCTCTTTGCCGACGCGAATGCTACGGCTGACATTCGCAAGGAAGATTTCATGCAGACGACCTTCGAACCTCGTTCCTTCGATCTGGTTTACAGCTTCGGCGTCATCGAGCACTTCGACGATCCCCGCCCCATGGTGAAAAAGCATTTTGAAATGCTCAAACCCGGCGGCACAGCGATCATAACAGTTCCTCACTTTGGAGCTGATTCTGGCTATGGCTGGCTTTGCCAACGGATGGACCGGGAGGCCTATGATATCCATAACGCGAACATCATGAGCGAAAACGGGATGCTCGCCCTCGCGCCGGAAGGTTCGCGGTCGCGGTCATATCGGTATGGTCGCCTCTCGCCGTGGCCGCTGCCTTGGGGCAAAATCCCTCGCCCGATCGGATTGGTGGCCTGTTACGTATTGAACGCTGTCGCTCTATTGCAGCCGTTCGAGATTAAGGCGCTGTGCCCATGGTTGGTTTTAGAAATCAAACGCCCCATTGATTAA